Genomic segment of SAR324 cluster bacterium:
CTGTTTCCGGAGGAATCACTCCACACCAAATCATTATCTCCCGCAAGTCGGCTGGAAACGGTCATGAAATAGCGGTTGCCCCGTCCCAGTACAGGCACTTCGTCAGCCACATTGAAATCCACAGTGCCTACCAGTTTGACTGCGGTATCCAGTGAAAAACGGTCTTCAAACCGGGCGACATAGGGAATTGACAAATACCATTTGACGTATTTGTCAAACATCCAGGAATAAGGCAAATCGACCGATGTCTGGCTGTCTTCCGTTTTATCTTTGGAATTGGCGAGTGGGCCCACATCAAAACCCAGCAGATCCTTCAGAACGGCTGGTGCGGGCAAGGGGGCTTCTGCCTGTTCATGTGTTTCCGTCTCTGATCGGGTTCTGACTTTTTTCTGGGCCGCATGAGCAGGCATATCTTGCTCAAAGTTTGTCTCCCGGGACAGGTAATCAAGCGGAAGCGTTTCGTCAACAGGATCATCCTGCTTTGAGTTTGCTGATGAAGGCCATGTCTGCTGTGAATTTTCCGCAAGCTGTTCAAAGGTGAATATCCCTGTGGATTTCCAGTTATTTTGTTTGCGGCGAGTCGGGGCGGCGGGATAATATCCGGTCTCCGGTCTTAGATAATTGTAAGCAATCTCATCCCGTGTCTCATGGATTTCGGGAATAATTTCTTTTTCAGGCACAGGTTCTTCAGTGGTTGCCGGTGTTTGTTCAGTAAGAATATTTTCAGGAAAAACGGGTAATGCTTCCATAGAAAACGCATCGGAATGAGAACTTTCCAATGGAACATTACGGGGAAATTCAGAACTGTCCCGCCTGACACAAATAACTATGGCAATAATGGCTGTCAGTGAATAAAACAGCCCCCATCGAATCCATTTTGTCATTTGCGTTCTTCAAGAAACCGGGTTTTTAATTGATGCAGGCACAACGCCTGATTGGAAAAAATCCAGTCGACGCCTCTGTTGATTTCTCGAAACAAGGCATTGAGCGACTCAATAAATCCTGTTCCCACCTGCTGTCCGGCCTGCCGGTGCCGATTCACAAACCTGTTGGTCATCAGGGCGTAATGGCCTGTGATGCCTCCATAATTTTTCTGGAGTGCGTCATGACTCAATGTTGGCAGATTGATTTCTGCCACAGACAACAACGATGACCGCGGAACAAAAGTGGTGTATTGGAACATTTCAGGATGGAGTGTGATGAGATGGAAATCCACCGCGGGCGTTAAATTCTGAAACAACTGGCGGAGAATATCTGACTGTTTTTCTGGTTCAGGGTAATGTTCCTGCTTGAGTTCCACCATCAGATGCAGTTTTTTGCCATAACGCTGGATCAATGCTTCCAGCGTCGGAATCACCGGGAACTGCTGTCGGACTTCCGGCATGGTCATTTGTGAAATCACGTGAGAACTTCCGAACAGCCTCCTTCCATCCGTATCATGAAACACCACCGGACATAAATCACGGGTCCAGCGAATATCCAGTTCGATTCCCCACAGTCCCGCCTCCAGGATGGGATCAAACGCGGAAAAGGTATTTTCAAACAC
This window contains:
- a CDS encoding glycerophosphodiester phosphodiesterase, with translation MSVPGWIEQPFHWSVDHFFKHWPQPVPEISKIEACKIISHRGERDNRTVFENTFSAFDPILEAGLWGIELDIRWTRDLCPVVFHDTDGRRLFGSSHVISQMTMPEVRQQFPVIPTLEALIQRYGKKLHLMVELKQEHYPEPEKQSDILRQLFQNLTPAVDFHLITLHPEMFQYTTFVPRSSLLSVAEINLPTLSHDALQKNYGGITGHYALMTNRFVNRHRQAGQQVGTGFIESLNALFREINRGVDWIFSNQALCLHQLKTRFLEERK